The following coding sequences are from one Ficedula albicollis isolate OC2 chromosome 17, FicAlb1.5, whole genome shotgun sequence window:
- the CERCAM gene encoding probable inactive glycosyltransferase 25 family member 3 isoform X2, whose product MSQGSLTGRGCQGVWELGAWSSARFATDHNSDNTTAMLQEWLGAVGKDYHSVVWKVQEEPSSYPDELGPKHWSDKRYENVMKLKQEALTYAREQQADYILFMDTDSVLTNNQTLKFLMAQNKSVVAPMLDSQTFYSNFWCGITPQGFYRRTPDYFPTKNRQRVGCFRVPMVYATFLIDLRKEETLQLAFYPPHPNYTWAFDDIIVFAYSCQEAGAEVHVCNQQRFGYINVPVKAHQTLEDEHANFVHLTLEAMVDGPPMQRSRHISLLPRPLTKMGFDEIFLINLVRRPDRRQRMLASLQELEIIPRVVDAVDGSTLNSSDIKVLGVDLLPGYYDPFSGRTLTKGEVGCFLSHYNIWKEIVSRGLERSVVFEDDVRFEAAFPARLQRLMEELERAQQDWDLIEDYKRHFSPRDLLVFSAHPLLVYPTHYAGDSNWLSDTETSTIWDDDAKKTDWVGSQKTLRDSRGSTGHLRSTARDEL is encoded by the exons ATGTCCCAGGGCTCTTTGACAGGTCGAGGGTGCCAAGGAGTGTGGGAACTTGGGGCTTGGTCCAGTGCAAG GTTTGCAACAGACCACAACTCGGACAACACGACGGCAATGCTGCAGGAGTGGCTGGGGGCGGTGGGGAAGGACTATCACTCGGTGGTCTGGAAGGTGCAAGAGGagcccag ctcctaCCCTGATGAGCTTGGTCCCAAGCACTGGAGTGACAAACGCTATGAAAACGTGATGAAGTTGAAGCAGGAAGCTCTCACCTATGCCCgggagcagcaggcagactACATCCTG TTCATGGATACTGACAGTGTCCTAACCAACAACCAGACCCTCAAGTTTCTCATGGCACAGAACAAGTCAGTGGTGGCCCCCATGTTGGACTCACAGACCTTCTACTCCAACTTCTGGTGTGGCATCACACCCCAG GGATTCTATCGCCGGACCCCTGACTACTTCCCCACCAAGAACCGGCAGCGGGTGGGCTGCTTCCGTGTCCCCATGGTCTATGCCACCTTCCTGATCGACCTGCGCAAGGAGGAGACCTTGCAATTGGCTTTCTACCCGCCCCATCCCAACTACACCTGGGCCTTTGATGACATCATTGTCTTTGCCTACTCCTGCCAGGAGGCTG GTGCGGAGGTCCATGTGTGCAACCAGCAGCGCTTTGGTTACATCAATGTTCCTGTGAAGGCCCACCAGACGCTGGAGGATGAGCATGCCAACTTTGTGCATCTCACGCTGGAGGCCATGG TGGATGGTCCCCCCATGCAGCGCTCCAGGCACATTTCTCTCCTGCCCAGGCCACTCACAAAAATGGGCTTCGATGAA ATCTTTCTAATCAACCTGGTGCGGAGGCCAGACCGGCGGCAGCGAATGCTggcatccctgcaggagctggagatcATTCCACGGGTGGTGGATGCTGTGGATGGCAG CACCCTCAACAGCAGTGACATCAAGGTGCTGGGAGTGGACCTGCTACCCGGGTACTATGATCCCTTCTCCGGCCGCACGCTCACCAAGGGCGAGGTTGGCTGCTTCCTCAGCCACTACAATATCTGGAAGGAG ATCGTGTCCCGGGGGTTGGAGCGGTCAGTGGTCTTCGAGGATGATGTGCGCTTCGAGGCCGCCTTCCCAGCACGGCTGCAGCGGCTAATGGAGGAGCTGGAGCGggcacagcaggactgggacCTCAT CGAGGATTACAAGCGGCACTTCTCCCCACGGGACTTGCTGGTGTTTTCGGCTCACCCCCTCCTGGTTTATCCCACTCACTATGCTGGGGACAGCAACTGGCTGAGTGACACCGAGACTTCAACCATCTGGGATGACGATGCCAAGAAGACTGACTGGGTTGGCTCGCAGAAGACTCTGAGGGACTCACGGGGCAGTACTGGTCACCTCCGCTCCACGGCCCGTGATGAACTCTAA
- the CERCAM gene encoding probable inactive glycosyltransferase 25 family member 3 isoform X3 encodes MSPHPRFATDHNSDNTTAMLQEWLGAVGKDYHSVVWKVQEEPSSYPDELGPKHWSDKRYENVMKLKQEALTYAREQQADYILFMDTDSVLTNNQTLKFLMAQNKSVVAPMLDSQTFYSNFWCGITPQGFYRRTPDYFPTKNRQRVGCFRVPMVYATFLIDLRKEETLQLAFYPPHPNYTWAFDDIIVFAYSCQEAGAEVHVCNQQRFGYINVPVKAHQTLEDEHANFVHLTLEAMVDGPPMQRSRHISLLPRPLTKMGFDEIFLINLVRRPDRRQRMLASLQELEIIPRVVDAVDGSTLNSSDIKVLGVDLLPGYYDPFSGRTLTKGEVGCFLSHYNIWKEIVSRGLERSVVFEDDVRFEAAFPARLQRLMEELERAQQDWDLIYLGRKQVNDEDEAPVKGVRNLVVAGYSYWTLAYAISHQGAQKLLATKPLSKMLPVDEYLPIMYDKHPNEDYKRHFSPRDLLVFSAHPLLVYPTHYAGDSNWLSDTETSTIWDDDAKKTDWVGSQKTLRDSRGSTGHLRSTARDEL; translated from the exons ATGTCCCCTCATCCCAGGTTTGCAACAGACCACAACTCGGACAACACGACGGCAATGCTGCAGGAGTGGCTGGGGGCGGTGGGGAAGGACTATCACTCGGTGGTCTGGAAGGTGCAAGAGGagcccag ctcctaCCCTGATGAGCTTGGTCCCAAGCACTGGAGTGACAAACGCTATGAAAACGTGATGAAGTTGAAGCAGGAAGCTCTCACCTATGCCCgggagcagcaggcagactACATCCTG TTCATGGATACTGACAGTGTCCTAACCAACAACCAGACCCTCAAGTTTCTCATGGCACAGAACAAGTCAGTGGTGGCCCCCATGTTGGACTCACAGACCTTCTACTCCAACTTCTGGTGTGGCATCACACCCCAG GGATTCTATCGCCGGACCCCTGACTACTTCCCCACCAAGAACCGGCAGCGGGTGGGCTGCTTCCGTGTCCCCATGGTCTATGCCACCTTCCTGATCGACCTGCGCAAGGAGGAGACCTTGCAATTGGCTTTCTACCCGCCCCATCCCAACTACACCTGGGCCTTTGATGACATCATTGTCTTTGCCTACTCCTGCCAGGAGGCTG GTGCGGAGGTCCATGTGTGCAACCAGCAGCGCTTTGGTTACATCAATGTTCCTGTGAAGGCCCACCAGACGCTGGAGGATGAGCATGCCAACTTTGTGCATCTCACGCTGGAGGCCATGG TGGATGGTCCCCCCATGCAGCGCTCCAGGCACATTTCTCTCCTGCCCAGGCCACTCACAAAAATGGGCTTCGATGAA ATCTTTCTAATCAACCTGGTGCGGAGGCCAGACCGGCGGCAGCGAATGCTggcatccctgcaggagctggagatcATTCCACGGGTGGTGGATGCTGTGGATGGCAG CACCCTCAACAGCAGTGACATCAAGGTGCTGGGAGTGGACCTGCTACCCGGGTACTATGATCCCTTCTCCGGCCGCACGCTCACCAAGGGCGAGGTTGGCTGCTTCCTCAGCCACTACAATATCTGGAAGGAG ATCGTGTCCCGGGGGTTGGAGCGGTCAGTGGTCTTCGAGGATGATGTGCGCTTCGAGGCCGCCTTCCCAGCACGGCTGCAGCGGCTAATGGAGGAGCTGGAGCGggcacagcaggactgggacCTCAT CTACCTGGGGAGGAAACAGGTGAACGACGAGGATGAGGCACCTGTGAAAGGCGTGCGGAACCTGGTGGTGGCCGGGTACTCATACTGGACACTGGCCTATGCCATCTCCCACCAGGGGGCACAGAAGCTGCTGGCCACCAAACCGCTCTCCAAAATGCTGCCGGTGGATGAATATCTGCCCATCATGTATGACAAGCACCCCAA CGAGGATTACAAGCGGCACTTCTCCCCACGGGACTTGCTGGTGTTTTCGGCTCACCCCCTCCTGGTTTATCCCACTCACTATGCTGGGGACAGCAACTGGCTGAGTGACACCGAGACTTCAACCATCTGGGATGACGATGCCAAGAAGACTGACTGGGTTGGCTCGCAGAAGACTCTGAGGGACTCACGGGGCAGTACTGGTCACCTCCGCTCCACGGCCCGTGATGAACTCTAA
- the CERCAM gene encoding probable inactive glycosyltransferase 25 family member 3 isoform X4: MKLKQEALTYAREQQADYILFMDTDSVLTNNQTLKFLMAQNKSVVAPMLDSQTFYSNFWCGITPQGFYRRTPDYFPTKNRQRVGCFRVPMVYATFLIDLRKEETLQLAFYPPHPNYTWAFDDIIVFAYSCQEAGAEVHVCNQQRFGYINVPVKAHQTLEDEHANFVHLTLEAMVDGPPMQRSRHISLLPRPLTKMGFDEIFLINLVRRPDRRQRMLASLQELEIIPRVVDAVDGSTLNSSDIKVLGVDLLPGYYDPFSGRTLTKGEVGCFLSHYNIWKEIVSRGLERSVVFEDDVRFEAAFPARLQRLMEELERAQQDWDLIYLGRKQVNDEDEAPVKGVRNLVVAGYSYWTLAYAISHQGAQKLLATKPLSKMLPVDEYLPIMYDKHPNEDYKRHFSPRDLLVFSAHPLLVYPTHYAGDSNWLSDTETSTIWDDDAKKTDWVGSQKTLRDSRGSTGHLRSTARDEL, encoded by the exons ATGAAGTTGAAGCAGGAAGCTCTCACCTATGCCCgggagcagcaggcagactACATCCTG TTCATGGATACTGACAGTGTCCTAACCAACAACCAGACCCTCAAGTTTCTCATGGCACAGAACAAGTCAGTGGTGGCCCCCATGTTGGACTCACAGACCTTCTACTCCAACTTCTGGTGTGGCATCACACCCCAG GGATTCTATCGCCGGACCCCTGACTACTTCCCCACCAAGAACCGGCAGCGGGTGGGCTGCTTCCGTGTCCCCATGGTCTATGCCACCTTCCTGATCGACCTGCGCAAGGAGGAGACCTTGCAATTGGCTTTCTACCCGCCCCATCCCAACTACACCTGGGCCTTTGATGACATCATTGTCTTTGCCTACTCCTGCCAGGAGGCTG GTGCGGAGGTCCATGTGTGCAACCAGCAGCGCTTTGGTTACATCAATGTTCCTGTGAAGGCCCACCAGACGCTGGAGGATGAGCATGCCAACTTTGTGCATCTCACGCTGGAGGCCATGG TGGATGGTCCCCCCATGCAGCGCTCCAGGCACATTTCTCTCCTGCCCAGGCCACTCACAAAAATGGGCTTCGATGAA ATCTTTCTAATCAACCTGGTGCGGAGGCCAGACCGGCGGCAGCGAATGCTggcatccctgcaggagctggagatcATTCCACGGGTGGTGGATGCTGTGGATGGCAG CACCCTCAACAGCAGTGACATCAAGGTGCTGGGAGTGGACCTGCTACCCGGGTACTATGATCCCTTCTCCGGCCGCACGCTCACCAAGGGCGAGGTTGGCTGCTTCCTCAGCCACTACAATATCTGGAAGGAG ATCGTGTCCCGGGGGTTGGAGCGGTCAGTGGTCTTCGAGGATGATGTGCGCTTCGAGGCCGCCTTCCCAGCACGGCTGCAGCGGCTAATGGAGGAGCTGGAGCGggcacagcaggactgggacCTCAT CTACCTGGGGAGGAAACAGGTGAACGACGAGGATGAGGCACCTGTGAAAGGCGTGCGGAACCTGGTGGTGGCCGGGTACTCATACTGGACACTGGCCTATGCCATCTCCCACCAGGGGGCACAGAAGCTGCTGGCCACCAAACCGCTCTCCAAAATGCTGCCGGTGGATGAATATCTGCCCATCATGTATGACAAGCACCCCAA CGAGGATTACAAGCGGCACTTCTCCCCACGGGACTTGCTGGTGTTTTCGGCTCACCCCCTCCTGGTTTATCCCACTCACTATGCTGGGGACAGCAACTGGCTGAGTGACACCGAGACTTCAACCATCTGGGATGACGATGCCAAGAAGACTGACTGGGTTGGCTCGCAGAAGACTCTGAGGGACTCACGGGGCAGTACTGGTCACCTCCGCTCCACGGCCCGTGATGAACTCTAA
- the CERCAM gene encoding probable inactive glycosyltransferase 25 family member 3 isoform X1: MSQGSLTGRGCQGVWELGAWSSARFATDHNSDNTTAMLQEWLGAVGKDYHSVVWKVQEEPSSYPDELGPKHWSDKRYENVMKLKQEALTYAREQQADYILFMDTDSVLTNNQTLKFLMAQNKSVVAPMLDSQTFYSNFWCGITPQGFYRRTPDYFPTKNRQRVGCFRVPMVYATFLIDLRKEETLQLAFYPPHPNYTWAFDDIIVFAYSCQEAGAEVHVCNQQRFGYINVPVKAHQTLEDEHANFVHLTLEAMVDGPPMQRSRHISLLPRPLTKMGFDEIFLINLVRRPDRRQRMLASLQELEIIPRVVDAVDGSTLNSSDIKVLGVDLLPGYYDPFSGRTLTKGEVGCFLSHYNIWKEIVSRGLERSVVFEDDVRFEAAFPARLQRLMEELERAQQDWDLIYLGRKQVNDEDEAPVKGVRNLVVAGYSYWTLAYAISHQGAQKLLATKPLSKMLPVDEYLPIMYDKHPNEDYKRHFSPRDLLVFSAHPLLVYPTHYAGDSNWLSDTETSTIWDDDAKKTDWVGSQKTLRDSRGSTGHLRSTARDEL; this comes from the exons ATGTCCCAGGGCTCTTTGACAGGTCGAGGGTGCCAAGGAGTGTGGGAACTTGGGGCTTGGTCCAGTGCAAG GTTTGCAACAGACCACAACTCGGACAACACGACGGCAATGCTGCAGGAGTGGCTGGGGGCGGTGGGGAAGGACTATCACTCGGTGGTCTGGAAGGTGCAAGAGGagcccag ctcctaCCCTGATGAGCTTGGTCCCAAGCACTGGAGTGACAAACGCTATGAAAACGTGATGAAGTTGAAGCAGGAAGCTCTCACCTATGCCCgggagcagcaggcagactACATCCTG TTCATGGATACTGACAGTGTCCTAACCAACAACCAGACCCTCAAGTTTCTCATGGCACAGAACAAGTCAGTGGTGGCCCCCATGTTGGACTCACAGACCTTCTACTCCAACTTCTGGTGTGGCATCACACCCCAG GGATTCTATCGCCGGACCCCTGACTACTTCCCCACCAAGAACCGGCAGCGGGTGGGCTGCTTCCGTGTCCCCATGGTCTATGCCACCTTCCTGATCGACCTGCGCAAGGAGGAGACCTTGCAATTGGCTTTCTACCCGCCCCATCCCAACTACACCTGGGCCTTTGATGACATCATTGTCTTTGCCTACTCCTGCCAGGAGGCTG GTGCGGAGGTCCATGTGTGCAACCAGCAGCGCTTTGGTTACATCAATGTTCCTGTGAAGGCCCACCAGACGCTGGAGGATGAGCATGCCAACTTTGTGCATCTCACGCTGGAGGCCATGG TGGATGGTCCCCCCATGCAGCGCTCCAGGCACATTTCTCTCCTGCCCAGGCCACTCACAAAAATGGGCTTCGATGAA ATCTTTCTAATCAACCTGGTGCGGAGGCCAGACCGGCGGCAGCGAATGCTggcatccctgcaggagctggagatcATTCCACGGGTGGTGGATGCTGTGGATGGCAG CACCCTCAACAGCAGTGACATCAAGGTGCTGGGAGTGGACCTGCTACCCGGGTACTATGATCCCTTCTCCGGCCGCACGCTCACCAAGGGCGAGGTTGGCTGCTTCCTCAGCCACTACAATATCTGGAAGGAG ATCGTGTCCCGGGGGTTGGAGCGGTCAGTGGTCTTCGAGGATGATGTGCGCTTCGAGGCCGCCTTCCCAGCACGGCTGCAGCGGCTAATGGAGGAGCTGGAGCGggcacagcaggactgggacCTCAT CTACCTGGGGAGGAAACAGGTGAACGACGAGGATGAGGCACCTGTGAAAGGCGTGCGGAACCTGGTGGTGGCCGGGTACTCATACTGGACACTGGCCTATGCCATCTCCCACCAGGGGGCACAGAAGCTGCTGGCCACCAAACCGCTCTCCAAAATGCTGCCGGTGGATGAATATCTGCCCATCATGTATGACAAGCACCCCAA CGAGGATTACAAGCGGCACTTCTCCCCACGGGACTTGCTGGTGTTTTCGGCTCACCCCCTCCTGGTTTATCCCACTCACTATGCTGGGGACAGCAACTGGCTGAGTGACACCGAGACTTCAACCATCTGGGATGACGATGCCAAGAAGACTGACTGGGTTGGCTCGCAGAAGACTCTGAGGGACTCACGGGGCAGTACTGGTCACCTCCGCTCCACGGCCCGTGATGAACTCTAA
- the TOR2A gene encoding prosalusin produces the protein MKGVREFLENPNPVKPLVMSFHGSTGTGKTYVSSMLIRYLFQRGLQSPYVHHFSPIVHFPHAEHIEQYKESLKRWIQGNLTNCGRSAFLFDEMDKMHPGLIDVIIPFLGPSWVVYGTNYRKAIFIFISNAGGEQINNVTLALWHARKDREEISLQDLEPAISKAVFENPQSGFWKSGIINEHLIDFVVPFLPLKHYHVKQCVISELVQQGLEIRPGVVQEVADSIPYFPEEEKLFSSTGCKTVASRISFFF, from the exons ATGAAAGGTGTGAGAGAGTTCCTGGAGAACCCGAATCCAGTGAAACCCCTCGTGATGTCCTTCCACGGCTCGACAGGAACAGGCAAAACCTACGTGAGCTCCATGCTCATCCGCTATCTCTTCCAgagggggctgcagagcccctaTGTTCACCACTTCTCCCCCATAGTGCATTTCCCGCACGCTGAGCACATAGAGCAGTATAAG GAAAGCCTGAAGCGCTGGATCCAAGGGAACTTGACAAACTGTGGACGGTCAGCGTTTCTCTTTGATGAGATGGACAAGATGCACCCAGGCCTGATTGATGTGATTATCCCGTTCCTGGGACCCTCATGGGTTGTGTATGGGACCAACTACCGCAAAgccatcttcatcttcatcag CAATGCAGGAGGGGAGCAGATCAACAACGTGACTTTGGCTCTGTGGCATGCCCGCAAGGACCGGGAGGAAATCAGCTTGCAGGACCTGGAGCCAGCCATCTCCAAGGCCGTGTTTGAAAACCCTCAGA GTGGCTTCTGGAAATCTGGGATCATTAACGAACATCTCATTGATTTTGTTGTGCCTTTCCTCCCACTGAAGCACTACCATGTAAAGCAGTGTGTCATCAGCGAGCTTGTCCAGCAAGGTCTCGAGATACGCCCGGGTGTCGTCCAGGAAGTGGCTGACAGCATCCCCTACTTCCcagaagaagagaaattattctCATCAACAGGCTGCAAAACAGTGGCCTCTCGCATCAGTTTTTTCTTCTAG
- the PTRH1 gene encoding probable peptidyl-tRNA hydrolase isoform X2 translates to MDEHRRDQGCEGGTEVAGLGNYGLRGTRHSVGMEVLDRLARQLAVAEGWRVDKRCCADVTLATAHGLELVLLKPRRFMNLNGLSVASAAEIYSLGPGDIYLVHDDLDKALGKVAIKLGGSARGHNGVQSCINALHSNEMTRLRIGIGRPEGDVTVPNYVLSPFSAGEREKLEQILAQAVTCLLEHIQSRAPTEPGDRG, encoded by the exons ATGGACGAGCACCGGCGCGATCAGGGCTGTGAGGGAGGCACCGAG GTGGCTGGCCTGGGAAACTATGGGCTGCGCGGCACACGGCACAGTGTGGGCATGGAGGTGCTGGATCGGCTGGCCCGGCAGCTGGCGGTGGCCGAGGGCTGGCGAGTGGACAAGCGGTGCTGCGCTGACGTGACCCTGGCCACAGCACACggcctggagctggtgctgctcaaGCCACGCAGGTTCATGAACCTCAATGGGCTCAGTGTTGCCAGTGCTG CTGAGATCTACAGCCTTGGCCCTGGAGACATTTACCTGGTTCACGACGACCTGGACAAGGCCCTGGGCAAGGTGGCAATCAAGCTGGGAGGCAGTGCAAG gGGACACAATGGGGTCCAATCCTGCATCAATGCTTTGCACTCCAAT gaGATGACCCGGCTCAGGATTGGCATCGGGCGGCCAGAGGGTGATGTGACAGTGCCCAACTATGTTCTGTCTCCGTTCAGTGCTGGGGAGCGGGAGAAGCTGGAGCAGATCCTGGCCCAGGCAGTGACCTGCCTGTTGGAGCACATCCAGAGCCGAGCACCTAcagagccaggggacaggggctgA
- the CERCAM gene encoding probable inactive glycosyltransferase 25 family member 3 isoform X5, translating into MLQEWLGAVGKDYHSVVWKVQEEPSSYPDELGPKHWSDKRYENVMKLKQEALTYAREQQADYILFMDTDSVLTNNQTLKFLMAQNKSVVAPMLDSQTFYSNFWCGITPQGFYRRTPDYFPTKNRQRVGCFRVPMVYATFLIDLRKEETLQLAFYPPHPNYTWAFDDIIVFAYSCQEAGAEVHVCNQQRFGYINVPVKAHQTLEDEHANFVHLTLEAMVDGPPMQRSRHISLLPRPLTKMGFDEIFLINLVRRPDRRQRMLASLQELEIIPRVVDAVDGSTLNSSDIKVLGVDLLPGYYDPFSGRTLTKGEVGCFLSHYNIWKEIVSRGLERSVVFEDDVRFEAAFPARLQRLMEELERAQQDWDLIYLGRKQVNDEDEAPVKGVRNLVVAGYSYWTLAYAISHQGAQKLLATKPLSKMLPVDEYLPIMYDKHPNEDYKRHFSPRDLLVFSAHPLLVYPTHYAGDSNWLSDTETSTIWDDDAKKTDWVGSQKTLRDSRGSTGHLRSTARDEL; encoded by the exons ATGCTGCAGGAGTGGCTGGGGGCGGTGGGGAAGGACTATCACTCGGTGGTCTGGAAGGTGCAAGAGGagcccag ctcctaCCCTGATGAGCTTGGTCCCAAGCACTGGAGTGACAAACGCTATGAAAACGTGATGAAGTTGAAGCAGGAAGCTCTCACCTATGCCCgggagcagcaggcagactACATCCTG TTCATGGATACTGACAGTGTCCTAACCAACAACCAGACCCTCAAGTTTCTCATGGCACAGAACAAGTCAGTGGTGGCCCCCATGTTGGACTCACAGACCTTCTACTCCAACTTCTGGTGTGGCATCACACCCCAG GGATTCTATCGCCGGACCCCTGACTACTTCCCCACCAAGAACCGGCAGCGGGTGGGCTGCTTCCGTGTCCCCATGGTCTATGCCACCTTCCTGATCGACCTGCGCAAGGAGGAGACCTTGCAATTGGCTTTCTACCCGCCCCATCCCAACTACACCTGGGCCTTTGATGACATCATTGTCTTTGCCTACTCCTGCCAGGAGGCTG GTGCGGAGGTCCATGTGTGCAACCAGCAGCGCTTTGGTTACATCAATGTTCCTGTGAAGGCCCACCAGACGCTGGAGGATGAGCATGCCAACTTTGTGCATCTCACGCTGGAGGCCATGG TGGATGGTCCCCCCATGCAGCGCTCCAGGCACATTTCTCTCCTGCCCAGGCCACTCACAAAAATGGGCTTCGATGAA ATCTTTCTAATCAACCTGGTGCGGAGGCCAGACCGGCGGCAGCGAATGCTggcatccctgcaggagctggagatcATTCCACGGGTGGTGGATGCTGTGGATGGCAG CACCCTCAACAGCAGTGACATCAAGGTGCTGGGAGTGGACCTGCTACCCGGGTACTATGATCCCTTCTCCGGCCGCACGCTCACCAAGGGCGAGGTTGGCTGCTTCCTCAGCCACTACAATATCTGGAAGGAG ATCGTGTCCCGGGGGTTGGAGCGGTCAGTGGTCTTCGAGGATGATGTGCGCTTCGAGGCCGCCTTCCCAGCACGGCTGCAGCGGCTAATGGAGGAGCTGGAGCGggcacagcaggactgggacCTCAT CTACCTGGGGAGGAAACAGGTGAACGACGAGGATGAGGCACCTGTGAAAGGCGTGCGGAACCTGGTGGTGGCCGGGTACTCATACTGGACACTGGCCTATGCCATCTCCCACCAGGGGGCACAGAAGCTGCTGGCCACCAAACCGCTCTCCAAAATGCTGCCGGTGGATGAATATCTGCCCATCATGTATGACAAGCACCCCAA CGAGGATTACAAGCGGCACTTCTCCCCACGGGACTTGCTGGTGTTTTCGGCTCACCCCCTCCTGGTTTATCCCACTCACTATGCTGGGGACAGCAACTGGCTGAGTGACACCGAGACTTCAACCATCTGGGATGACGATGCCAAGAAGACTGACTGGGTTGGCTCGCAGAAGACTCTGAGGGACTCACGGGGCAGTACTGGTCACCTCCGCTCCACGGCCCGTGATGAACTCTAA
- the PTRH1 gene encoding probable peptidyl-tRNA hydrolase isoform X1 has translation MLGGIRPVQRPGSSWFPIRALLTPVSQVAGLGNYGLRGTRHSVGMEVLDRLARQLAVAEGWRVDKRCCADVTLATAHGLELVLLKPRRFMNLNGLSVASAAEIYSLGPGDIYLVHDDLDKALGKVAIKLGGSARGHNGVQSCINALHSNEMTRLRIGIGRPEGDVTVPNYVLSPFSAGEREKLEQILAQAVTCLLEHIQSRAPTEPGDRG, from the exons ATGCTGGGGGGAATCAGGCCCGTGCAGAGGCCAGGGTCTTCATGGTTCCCCATCAGAGCCCTGTTGACCCCTGTCTCGCAGGTGGCTGGCCTGGGAAACTATGGGCTGCGCGGCACACGGCACAGTGTGGGCATGGAGGTGCTGGATCGGCTGGCCCGGCAGCTGGCGGTGGCCGAGGGCTGGCGAGTGGACAAGCGGTGCTGCGCTGACGTGACCCTGGCCACAGCACACggcctggagctggtgctgctcaaGCCACGCAGGTTCATGAACCTCAATGGGCTCAGTGTTGCCAGTGCTG CTGAGATCTACAGCCTTGGCCCTGGAGACATTTACCTGGTTCACGACGACCTGGACAAGGCCCTGGGCAAGGTGGCAATCAAGCTGGGAGGCAGTGCAAG gGGACACAATGGGGTCCAATCCTGCATCAATGCTTTGCACTCCAAT gaGATGACCCGGCTCAGGATTGGCATCGGGCGGCCAGAGGGTGATGTGACAGTGCCCAACTATGTTCTGTCTCCGTTCAGTGCTGGGGAGCGGGAGAAGCTGGAGCAGATCCTGGCCCAGGCAGTGACCTGCCTGTTGGAGCACATCCAGAGCCGAGCACCTAcagagccaggggacaggggctgA